In the genome of Gadus chalcogrammus isolate NIFS_2021 chromosome 21, NIFS_Gcha_1.0, whole genome shotgun sequence, one region contains:
- the LOC130374663 gene encoding zinc finger protein 513-like codes for MPRKKQQNPQPVKLVSEDGVALPVPGSLTLEADFLLGQHLEFDDADHDSNLLGLDKFSEVAAEIGFSVYAQSPTYSHLSMDSEAERSLGADDNRSREEGGGGGRRPGGGGGGALPQPVPAFPPYLSCRGCGQLRDEPLGPGIDLVGPYCLRCCKASRELKGSGGGGGGGGGGGDYCSPFGGGGGGMDGMSSEDSREHLEEEEDDEDDEDGAGGSEAGDKAFLGEDGLARLHSCHLCGFSSRYANHVKRHMKTHNGEKPYNCPLCTYASAQLVNLQRHLRIHTGEKPYKCDRCSFACSSLGNLKRHQRMHFTSFPGGAMAPEPLQPAPHGGQNGLKRPGAERGPRAGQEEPGASSRELSRPSSNLNPGPQNSDYLSAFNSLKGTPPLPPPLLPSPNLPAPNLRPSPVHLEAPGRRMSSHTVKVGPPAGSGGGGGSGGGVTGGGGGGGRLPLFPYTCRLCGVVLEDEDGTTAQICAKCTLDMLTKDASSSSPGSPGERSDKVYTCAACPFLTHYPNHLARHMKTHSGEKPYRCPQCEYASAHFDNLKRHHRVHTGEKPYKCHLCDYACGNLANLKRHQRVHSGAKPFQCAVCSYSCNQSMNLKRHMLRHTGEKPYKCRECGYTTGHWDNYKRHQKKHGLATDGWVKVQPPGSSNQVVEEDDDDDME; via the exons ATgcccagaaaaaaacaacagaatcCACAGCCTGTCAAAT TGGTCTCTGAAGATGGTGTAGCCCTCCCTGTTCCAGGATCCCTTACTTTAGAAGCAGACTTCCTCCTAGGACAACACCTTGAATTCGATGACGCAGATCACGACAGCAATCTGCTAGGCCTCGACAAGTTCTCAG AAGTAGCGGCTGAGATCGGTTTCTCTGTGTATGCCCAGAGCCCCACTTACAGCCACCTCAGCATGGACAGCGAAGCAGAGCGCTCCCTCGGAGCCGACGACAACCGGAGCCGGGAGGAGGGCGGCGGAGGAGGCCGAcgaccagggggagggggaggaggagccctcCCCCAGCCCGTGCCCGCCTTCCCCCCTTACCTCTCCTGCCGGGGCTGCGGCCAGCTCCGTGACGAGCCCCTCGGCCCGGGCATCGATCTGGTGGGGCCCTACTGCCTGCGCTGCTGCAAGGCCTCCCGCGAGCTCaagggcagcggcggcggcggcggcggcggcggcggcggcggcgactacTGCTCGCCGTTCGGCGGAGGCGGGGGCGGGATGGACGGCATGAGCTCGGAGGACTCCCGCGagcacctggaggaggaggaagacgacgaggacgacgaggacggCGCCGGCGGGAGCGAGGCGGGCGACAAGGCGTTCCTGGGCGAGGACGGCCTGGCCCGGCTGCACTCGTGCCACCTGTGCGGCTTCTCGTCGCGCTACGCTAACCACGTCAAGAGGCACATGAAGACGCACaacggcgagaagccctacaactGCCCGCTGTGCACCTACGCCTCGGCCCAGCTGGTCAACCTGCAGCGGCACCTGCGCATCCACacgggcgagaagccctacaagtgcgACCGCTGCTCGTTCGCCTGCAGCTCCCTGGGCAACCTCAAGAGGCACCAGCGCATGCACTTCACCTCCTTCCCGGGGGGCGCCATGGCGCCGGAGCCCCTGCAGCCCGCGCCGCACGGGGGCCAGAACGGGCTGAAGAGGCCCGGGGCCGAACGGGGCCCCAGGGCCGGCCAGGAGGAGCCCGGCGCGTCGAGCAGAG AGCTCTCCAGGCCGTCCTCCAACCTGAACCCAGGTCCCCAGAACAGCGACTACCTTTCCGCCTTCAACAGCCTAAAGGGgacccccccgctgcccccgcccctcctccccagccccAACCTCCCGGCCCCCAACCTGCGGCCCTCCCCTGTGCACCTGGAGGCCCCGGGTCGGAGGATGAGCTCGCACACCGTCAAGGTGGGGCCGCCAGCggggagcggcggcggcggcggcagcggcggcggtgttactggcggaggcggcggcggcgggcgcctccccctcttcccctacACCTGCCGGCTGTGCGGCGTGGTcctggaggacgaggacggCACCACGGCGCAGATCTGCGCCAAGTGCACGCTGGACATGCTCACCAAGGACGCCTCGTCGTCGTCGCCGGGCAGCCCCGGCGAGCGCAGCGACAAGGTGTACACGTGCGCCGCCTGCCCCTTCCTCACGCACTACCCCAACCACCTGGCGCGCCACATGAAGACGCACagcggcgagaagccctaccgCTGCCCGCAGTGCGAGTACGCCTCGGCGCACTTCGACAACCTGAAGCGGCACCACCGCGTGCACACGGGCGAGAAGCCGTACAAGTGCCACCTGTGCGACTACGCCTGCGGCAACCTGGCCAACCTGAAGCGGCACCAGCGCGTGCACTCGGGCGCCAAGCCCTTCCAGTGCGCCGTGTGCAGCTACAGCTGCAACCAGAGCATGAACCTCAAGCGGCACATGCTGCGGCACACGGGCGAGAAGCCGTACAAGTGCCGCGAGTGCGGCTACACCACGGGCCACTGGGACAACTACAAGAGGCACCAGAAGAAGCACGGCCTGGCCACCGACGGCTGGGTCAAGGTGCAGCCGCCCGGGAGCAGCAaccaggtggtggaggaggacgacgacgacgacatggag